Proteins from a single region of Terriglobus sp. TAA 43:
- a CDS encoding type 1 glutamine amidotransferase domain-containing protein, with product MKILQVLTSHDQLGNTGRKTGFWLEEGAAPYFVFRDAGVDITLASPKGGQPPIDPKSDLPDNQTPAQVRFKKDAEAIKAFANTVKLADVSAKDFDTVFYTGGHGPMWDLAEDPVSIALLEAFYDSGKPIALVCHSPGVLRHVKYKGEPLVKGKQVTGFTNGEEEEVQLTKVVPFLVEDELLRLGAIFEKKKNWEPFTITDGRLITGQNPASSTLTAQALLKLVRSAVAA from the coding sequence ATGAAGATTCTGCAGGTACTCACTTCCCATGATCAGCTCGGAAATACAGGGCGGAAAACCGGATTCTGGTTAGAAGAAGGAGCAGCGCCGTACTTTGTGTTTCGAGACGCTGGTGTCGATATTACCCTAGCATCGCCCAAAGGCGGCCAGCCTCCAATCGACCCCAAGAGCGATCTTCCAGACAATCAGACGCCAGCTCAGGTGCGCTTCAAGAAGGACGCAGAAGCAATCAAAGCTTTCGCGAATACCGTCAAGCTCGCCGACGTAAGTGCGAAGGATTTCGACACCGTTTTCTACACCGGAGGCCATGGGCCGATGTGGGATCTGGCGGAGGATCCGGTTTCCATTGCGCTTCTCGAAGCGTTCTACGATTCCGGAAAGCCGATTGCGCTGGTTTGCCATTCTCCTGGCGTCTTGCGCCATGTGAAGTACAAGGGGGAACCGTTAGTGAAGGGCAAACAGGTGACTGGTTTCACGAACGGGGAAGAGGAAGAGGTTCAGCTAACAAAGGTCGTCCCATTTCTCGTTGAAGATGAGTTGCTAAGACTTGGTGCCATCTTCGAAAAGAAGAAGAACTGGGAACCCTTCACAATCACGGATGGGCGACTGATCACCGGTCAGAATCCCGCGTCCTCAACACTGACAGCTCAGGCATTGCTCAAACTTGTTAGGTCAGCCGTGGCGGCTTAG
- a CDS encoding glycosyltransferase: MPNILVASTPLVGHVSQMLRVAEHLQERGYRVTVLTSEAFREDLEARSISFRPLAGRANYDWRNLKSLFTKEESLLEGFSGHIVHLKRIFGDCIPGQLSALEGALAEKQADAIVVDVLFMGVLPLLLRKEPRPPVISCGVIAPMWRDAGSSPFSGPDASVAGQARNIADGLRFDEAVLPGTRYIDEVLETLGVAIDGGFKMFDSMYRLPDRLLQLCTDDFEYPLLERRQNLRFVGPIIPNEQHAEGIVQVDKLDRTRPIIFVTQGTLANANLDQLVNPTLRALADESVHVIATAGGKDSDRIHKTDNSIVLGYAPYSSILAVADVFITNGGYSGVQQALSFGVPVIVAGTTEDKPYVASRVAWSGVGLDLKTSSPSEPTILSAVKEVLSTPRFHDRARVIGTTIRHTEALSTIADEVDGALGATHAQDNTREESID; encoded by the coding sequence ATGCCAAACATCCTAGTCGCATCAACACCTCTGGTCGGCCATGTGTCTCAGATGCTCCGGGTAGCAGAACACCTGCAAGAACGGGGATATCGTGTGACGGTGTTGACCTCAGAAGCATTCCGAGAAGACCTGGAGGCGCGGTCGATATCGTTTCGTCCACTCGCAGGACGCGCCAACTATGACTGGAGAAATCTGAAATCGCTCTTCACAAAAGAGGAATCACTCTTAGAAGGATTCTCGGGTCACATCGTTCATCTGAAGCGTATCTTCGGAGATTGCATCCCCGGTCAATTGTCGGCGCTGGAGGGTGCTTTGGCCGAGAAACAGGCGGATGCCATTGTCGTGGATGTCCTGTTCATGGGTGTACTGCCCTTGTTGCTCAGAAAGGAACCTCGACCACCCGTGATCTCGTGTGGAGTGATAGCCCCCATGTGGCGTGATGCCGGATCCTCTCCATTCAGTGGTCCCGATGCGTCTGTGGCCGGTCAAGCAAGAAATATTGCCGACGGTCTGAGATTCGACGAAGCAGTTCTGCCGGGGACGCGCTATATCGACGAAGTTTTAGAGACGCTCGGAGTCGCAATCGACGGCGGGTTCAAAATGTTCGATTCCATGTACCGCCTCCCCGACAGGTTGCTACAGCTCTGCACAGACGATTTCGAATATCCGCTCCTAGAGCGTCGTCAAAACTTGCGTTTCGTCGGTCCAATTATCCCGAATGAACAGCATGCTGAAGGGATCGTTCAAGTAGATAAGCTCGATCGCACTCGACCGATCATCTTTGTAACGCAAGGTACGTTGGCCAATGCAAACCTTGATCAGCTTGTGAACCCTACTCTCAGAGCACTCGCGGATGAGTCTGTCCACGTCATTGCGACTGCGGGTGGAAAGGATTCGGACCGGATCCATAAGACCGACAACTCCATTGTCCTCGGGTATGCCCCATACAGCTCAATCCTTGCTGTCGCGGACGTGTTCATTACGAACGGAGGCTACAGCGGGGTTCAACAGGCTCTTAGCTTTGGTGTGCCCGTGATCGTGGCAGGCACCACAGAGGACAAACCCTACGTCGCATCGCGCGTTGCTTGGTCCGGAGTAGGCTTGGATCTAAAGACCTCCTCACCTTCGGAGCCAACCATCCTCAGTGCAGTCAAGGAAGTGCTTAGCACCCCACGATTCCATGACCGAGCACGCGTAATCGGAACGACGATCCGACATACCGAGGCGCTCTCAACGATTGCTGACGAGGTGGACGGAGCTCTCGGCGCTACCCATGCACAAGACAATACACGTGAAGAATCGATCGATTGA
- the msrB gene encoding peptide-methionine (R)-S-oxide reductase MsrB: MAAYMKSDEAIAQLSPEQFQVTQNNGTEAPFENEFWDHHEPGIYVDVVSGEPLFSSLDKFDSSCGWPSFSKPVEAENVEERHDNSHGMSRTEVRSNHGDSHLGHVFDDGPQEMGGLRYCINSASLRFVPLDELESEGYGEYLKRFDSKKL, translated from the coding sequence ATGGCTGCTTATATGAAAAGCGATGAGGCGATCGCACAGCTGAGCCCCGAACAATTCCAAGTCACGCAGAACAATGGAACCGAGGCACCGTTCGAGAACGAGTTTTGGGATCACCACGAGCCAGGCATATACGTTGATGTCGTGTCCGGTGAACCTCTTTTCTCGTCTTTGGATAAATTCGACAGCAGCTGCGGTTGGCCAAGTTTTTCGAAGCCTGTTGAAGCCGAGAATGTGGAGGAGCGGCACGATAACTCCCACGGCATGAGTCGCACCGAGGTTCGCTCGAACCACGGTGACAGCCATTTAGGACACGTCTTCGATGATGGTCCCCAAGAAATGGGAGGATTGCGTTACTGCATCAATTCGGCATCACTCCGATTCGTTCCCCTTGATGAGCTTGAGAGCGAAGGTTACGGGGAATATCTCAAGCGCTTCGATTCCAAGAAATTGTGA
- a CDS encoding heme-binding protein, whose product MKPSLLTSLTIAAVAIATQAQSTNPPNNSYRYQLPLQLALDASLEAIRVCTANGYQVTATVVDMDGVTQVELRGDNATVHTQESSYEKAYGVVTLGPMFHFDTSGKFYELTKTNPYAPRLATVSHVMALPGAVAFMKDGKIVAALGVGGAPGGDKDEVCAQAGVKKVADQLSR is encoded by the coding sequence ATGAAACCAAGTCTGCTCACATCGCTTACGATTGCTGCGGTAGCAATCGCGACACAGGCTCAATCCACGAACCCACCAAACAACAGCTATCGTTACCAGCTCCCCCTACAATTGGCACTCGACGCTTCTTTGGAGGCGATACGAGTGTGCACAGCAAATGGTTATCAAGTCACAGCCACAGTCGTAGATATGGATGGCGTCACGCAAGTGGAGTTGCGAGGAGACAACGCAACGGTACATACCCAAGAGTCGAGTTATGAAAAGGCATATGGTGTCGTTACGCTCGGCCCCATGTTCCACTTCGACACGAGTGGCAAATTTTACGAACTCACGAAGACGAACCCTTATGCACCGAGGCTGGCGACGGTATCACACGTGATGGCCCTTCCAGGCGCCGTGGCGTTCATGAAAGATGGAAAAATCGTAGCGGCGCTTGGGGTGGGAGGAGCTCCGGGAGGAGATAAGGATGAAGTCTGCGCTCAAGCGGGTGTGAAAAAGGTTGCGGACCAACTTTCGCGTTGA
- a CDS encoding sigma-70 family RNA polymerase sigma factor produces the protein MGSVATALRASCICSSAIVTTERLNERNSTGLDSSHEGLIMNVQIDVFPQWRDDACLRDGFADPVGFLEKSESELVRAACMGEPEGFDGLWRLYSKKIYRVTFAIVRNRADAEDAVQEAFFLAFRGIVSFEERSSFYSWLVRIARNSALSILRRRRRARIDFFETLTPYEGGGISMDPHDDSPSPEEICCGEQRREILRRAVDRLPGILKGVTAACVLEESSIQEVASQLNISRAAAKSRLHRARVSLGMMLASSGNGPSGGRSLQGGTSDV, from the coding sequence ATGGGCAGCGTGGCAACAGCGCTGCGAGCCAGCTGCATATGCAGCAGCGCTATTGTTACCACCGAACGGCTTAACGAGAGGAACTCCACGGGCTTGGATTCCTCACATGAGGGGTTGATCATGAATGTCCAAATCGATGTATTTCCGCAATGGAGAGACGATGCTTGTCTGCGGGACGGGTTCGCAGATCCGGTGGGTTTTCTTGAGAAGAGCGAGTCGGAATTGGTGAGAGCCGCATGCATGGGAGAACCGGAGGGGTTTGACGGTCTTTGGAGACTGTACTCGAAGAAAATCTACCGAGTCACATTCGCGATCGTCAGGAACCGAGCGGACGCAGAGGATGCTGTCCAGGAAGCTTTCTTCCTGGCATTTCGTGGAATTGTTAGTTTCGAGGAACGTTCCTCGTTCTACTCATGGCTCGTGCGAATTGCGAGGAACTCTGCACTGTCAATCCTGCGCAGACGCCGACGTGCTCGAATCGATTTCTTCGAGACCCTTACGCCGTATGAGGGGGGCGGGATCAGCATGGATCCACATGATGACTCGCCCAGTCCTGAAGAGATTTGTTGCGGGGAACAGAGGCGCGAAATCCTTCGCAGGGCGGTTGATAGGCTTCCGGGAATTCTCAAGGGCGTAACGGCAGCTTGCGTTCTAGAAGAATCCTCAATTCAGGAAGTAGCGTCGCAACTGAACATCTCGCGGGCCGCCGCAAAATCAAGACTTCATCGGGCTCGCGTCAGTTTGGGAATGATGCTTGCTTCATCTGGTAACGGGCCATCTGGCGGGCGATCTCTTCAGGGAGGGACAAGCGATGTTTAG
- a CDS encoding alpha-L-arabinofuranosidase C-terminal domain-containing protein translates to MDRRHFLRSTVALTATMPFSSIGAQLLQTHEASTDPITVLLVDTDRTTRAINRGIYGQFLEHINHSVEDGLFAEQIRGAGFEGKDFEAFWTPTSDGGQVELVDSSFQNSTKAVRMHLQNGRVSISQKRIFLERGIDYDGFLWVKQEEGSPHLSLHVFSSENKPIATVLLNLKQGEWHRVPFHFTSTVHDTQASIELTATGRGSLLLDFVSLARADVRRNGMFRPDLLKALQDLKPAFIRWPGGSFASTYRWKEGIGPYEARGYHPNVFWGGYSDYYGFGTDEFLKLCKTVGAEPLITLKAQNTSEAEVQYALEWVHYMNDPPTTEWGKVRAANGHVEPHNVRLLQIDNEPMNNGFTAESYAAIVNIFGPRLREVAPNAKIIACGQKRSNDMDWSETVIDLAGANFDLLGCHNYEYEPANFETAIGRIRNYLEKLRDYIRTSKHPHLEIGVLEWSLQHTYDWRAGLHAAGSLMMYEELGPELTMTCPALLMRNTTDDPTWTAAIYHDHVTWFPGGGYPISKLFQEHFAERLVATAKGSFQSINDNASLIDKISTAIPKGWNPGSVDALVTASTNWKRIIVKAVNYEGRANTVLVRLKGKNAPTSATVTLHRISKEMMTTASIDHPDAFNPVTTKPEYTRDLSLPLPPYSVALLEIHSLT, encoded by the coding sequence ATGGACAGAAGACACTTTCTCCGCAGCACGGTCGCACTCACAGCGACCATGCCTTTCTCCTCGATCGGCGCGCAACTCCTACAAACCCACGAAGCATCCACCGATCCCATTACTGTCCTGTTAGTGGACACTGACAGAACCACCAGAGCAATCAATCGCGGTATCTATGGACAATTTCTCGAACACATCAATCACTCGGTGGAAGATGGCTTGTTTGCAGAGCAAATCCGCGGAGCCGGTTTTGAAGGAAAGGATTTCGAAGCGTTCTGGACGCCGACCTCAGATGGCGGTCAGGTGGAGCTTGTCGACTCAAGCTTTCAGAACAGCACGAAAGCAGTTCGCATGCATCTTCAAAACGGACGCGTCTCCATTTCTCAGAAACGGATCTTCTTGGAGAGAGGCATAGACTACGATGGATTCCTTTGGGTGAAACAGGAAGAAGGGAGTCCGCATCTGTCGTTGCATGTCTTTAGCTCAGAGAACAAGCCAATCGCGACAGTACTGTTGAACTTGAAACAGGGGGAATGGCATCGTGTGCCGTTTCACTTCACAAGCACGGTCCATGACACACAGGCCTCGATCGAACTTACCGCAACAGGCCGCGGTTCCCTGCTGCTCGACTTCGTCTCACTTGCACGCGCAGACGTGCGGCGAAACGGAATGTTTCGTCCGGATCTGCTCAAGGCATTACAAGATTTGAAGCCGGCCTTCATCCGGTGGCCCGGGGGATCGTTCGCATCGACCTACAGATGGAAAGAAGGCATTGGCCCATACGAAGCGAGGGGATATCACCCGAATGTTTTTTGGGGCGGATATTCCGACTATTACGGCTTTGGCACGGATGAGTTTCTCAAGCTATGCAAGACAGTCGGAGCAGAACCACTCATCACGCTGAAAGCGCAGAACACTTCGGAAGCAGAAGTTCAGTACGCGTTGGAGTGGGTGCATTATATGAATGATCCGCCGACAACCGAGTGGGGGAAGGTTCGTGCAGCCAATGGTCATGTTGAACCTCACAACGTAAGGCTTTTACAGATCGACAACGAGCCGATGAACAACGGCTTTACCGCAGAATCCTACGCAGCGATCGTCAATATATTTGGTCCGCGATTGCGAGAGGTCGCGCCAAACGCGAAGATCATCGCCTGCGGTCAAAAACGTTCGAATGATATGGACTGGAGCGAAACGGTCATCGATCTCGCAGGTGCAAACTTTGACTTGTTAGGTTGCCACAACTACGAATACGAGCCGGCGAACTTTGAGACTGCTATCGGTCGCATCCGCAACTATCTGGAAAAGCTGAGAGATTACATTCGCACCTCGAAGCACCCGCACCTTGAGATAGGCGTGTTGGAATGGAGCCTGCAACATACCTACGACTGGCGGGCAGGCCTGCATGCTGCCGGCAGCCTCATGATGTATGAGGAGCTTGGACCGGAACTCACGATGACGTGCCCCGCCCTGCTCATGCGTAATACCACTGACGACCCAACTTGGACAGCCGCGATCTATCACGATCATGTCACCTGGTTTCCGGGGGGAGGCTATCCCATCTCGAAGTTGTTTCAAGAGCATTTTGCTGAGCGCCTTGTCGCTACCGCAAAAGGAAGCTTTCAGTCCATCAATGACAACGCATCGTTGATTGACAAAATCTCTACAGCCATTCCAAAAGGCTGGAATCCCGGCTCCGTCGACGCCCTAGTGACTGCCAGCACGAATTGGAAGCGGATCATTGTGAAGGCTGTTAACTATGAAGGACGCGCGAACACGGTCCTGGTGCGATTGAAAGGGAAGAATGCCCCCACATCTGCGACGGTTACGCTTCATCGCATCAGCAAGGAGATGATGACCACAGCATCCATCGACCATCCTGATGCTTTCAATCCAGTAACTACCAAGCCGGAATACACGAGAGACCTTTCGCTTCCGCTGCCTCCCTACAGCGTGGCGCTTCTCGAAATCCATTCGCTCACTTAA
- a CDS encoding carboxypeptidase-like regulatory domain-containing protein: MVKRNLFAMVVLYPICCSGQTAGMFIGQVVDPSNRPTRGVKVEALRIDGPGPTGLLAQTDSQGKFTFANIPVGKYEMLASDRTLRIPDRRFLLYRDSFVNSPVIVSGHQRTPYVIKLPNPSGLLKLSIVTPQHEKFPGATVVLRLVINPKIVFQQGFSDQGDASVLMPNSRVTLEVQTPGFKTWKYQSSSGDDQLFLGEEQELSIKVDLQPL, translated from the coding sequence ATGGTGAAACGCAACCTGTTCGCGATGGTGGTTCTGTATCCCATATGTTGTTCAGGCCAAACGGCGGGGATGTTTATTGGACAGGTCGTTGACCCAAGCAATCGACCGACCAGGGGAGTCAAAGTCGAAGCACTGAGGATTGATGGTCCCGGACCGACCGGTCTCCTCGCGCAAACTGACAGTCAGGGGAAATTTACATTTGCCAATATTCCCGTTGGCAAGTACGAGATGCTTGCTTCTGACCGTACGCTTAGAATTCCAGACCGTCGGTTTCTGCTCTACCGCGATTCGTTCGTCAATTCGCCAGTGATTGTTTCTGGGCATCAGAGAACTCCATACGTTATCAAACTCCCGAACCCTTCCGGTCTCTTGAAGCTTTCAATCGTCACACCGCAGCATGAGAAGTTTCCTGGTGCTACTGTGGTTCTTCGACTGGTAATAAACCCCAAGATTGTTTTCCAGCAGGGATTTTCAGATCAGGGAGACGCTTCGGTCCTGATGCCGAACTCGAGGGTCACTCTAGAAGTGCAGACACCGGGCTTCAAGACTTGGAAATATCAGTCCAGTAGCGGAGACGACCAGTTATTTCTGGGGGAGGAGCAGGAATTAAGTATCAAAGTCGATCTTCAGCCTCTCTGA
- a CDS encoding carboxylesterase/lipase family protein: MSRLNRNGFLNRREAILLSASAGLSLSVPSANAAEAIKPGSHQQTGSCSTPQSAVTKTAYGKVRGYLSDGVYTFKGVPYGRNTGGENRWLPAMAPKPWSDELPCLVYGANCPQTLHAWTAVEQSFLLDWNDGWLSEDMLKLNIWTPNLNARLPVMFYIHGGGYSFGSSYELSAHDGTQMARNHEVVQVSVNHRLNMLGFFDVSEVGGPAYEDSVNVGMTDLVAALKWVRENIEHFGGDPDRVMIYGQSGGGSKVTTLMGMPSASGLFHRASVQSGGGGNIPTREQQKEVARLVMKDLGLPANDMQALQKMEWSKLIAAGNAAVAKVNPSGPLVGGSGAPGKPRVGWSPCVDGKNITLRSFFDTAPEISKTVPMLIGSVSEEGNRMSYRPTEEEWRAGLAKTYGDARTDKIIAGLKKNYPHKKIQTLAYMCSGNPGLNGLAVRNNVAKMAGLKHDLHSAPAYAYYFTWQTPILDGVPGAWHTSELQFCFDNAKRCEQGTGNTPEAQALAKKMSTAWANFARTGNPSQPGLVWTPTDPTHCQTMVFDNTCRMENDPDGDVRRVLLS, encoded by the coding sequence ATGAGCAGGCTGAACCGGAACGGATTTTTGAACCGCAGGGAGGCGATCTTACTTTCGGCATCGGCGGGGTTAAGCCTCTCGGTGCCGAGTGCAAACGCTGCAGAAGCGATCAAGCCAGGTTCGCACCAACAAACTGGTTCCTGCTCTACTCCTCAGAGCGCCGTCACCAAGACGGCATACGGCAAAGTGCGAGGCTATCTTAGTGACGGGGTCTACACCTTCAAAGGTGTGCCCTACGGCCGGAACACCGGCGGAGAAAATCGTTGGTTGCCAGCGATGGCTCCGAAGCCGTGGTCCGACGAATTGCCCTGCCTGGTCTATGGAGCGAACTGCCCTCAAACCCTTCACGCATGGACGGCGGTCGAACAGTCTTTCTTGCTGGATTGGAATGACGGCTGGTTAAGCGAAGACATGCTCAAGCTCAACATCTGGACTCCAAATCTGAATGCGCGATTGCCTGTCATGTTTTATATCCACGGCGGCGGCTACAGCTTCGGATCTTCGTATGAACTGTCGGCGCATGACGGGACGCAGATGGCTCGCAATCACGAGGTAGTCCAGGTTTCGGTGAACCACCGTCTCAACATGCTGGGTTTCTTTGACGTATCTGAGGTAGGCGGCCCGGCGTATGAAGACTCCGTCAACGTCGGCATGACGGACCTCGTGGCCGCGCTCAAATGGGTTCGTGAGAATATCGAACACTTCGGTGGCGATCCTGACCGAGTCATGATCTACGGGCAGTCCGGTGGTGGCTCCAAGGTCACGACGCTCATGGGAATGCCTTCTGCTTCCGGCCTATTTCACAGGGCTTCTGTTCAATCTGGAGGCGGTGGCAATATTCCCACGCGGGAGCAACAGAAGGAAGTTGCCCGATTGGTGATGAAAGATCTTGGTCTGCCAGCCAATGACATGCAAGCACTGCAGAAGATGGAGTGGAGCAAGTTGATTGCAGCAGGCAACGCTGCTGTGGCAAAGGTCAATCCCTCAGGACCGCTCGTTGGCGGTTCTGGCGCGCCTGGGAAACCACGTGTTGGATGGTCCCCATGTGTAGATGGGAAGAACATCACTCTGCGCTCGTTCTTCGATACGGCCCCGGAAATCTCGAAGACGGTGCCCATGCTCATTGGTTCAGTGAGCGAAGAGGGAAACCGCATGAGCTATCGGCCCACCGAGGAAGAATGGCGCGCGGGCCTCGCCAAGACCTACGGCGATGCGAGGACGGACAAGATCATCGCCGGTCTCAAGAAGAACTACCCGCACAAGAAGATTCAGACACTGGCATATATGTGCAGCGGCAATCCAGGTTTGAATGGCCTCGCCGTCCGCAATAATGTTGCGAAGATGGCAGGATTAAAGCATGACCTCCACTCTGCCCCTGCCTACGCCTACTACTTCACCTGGCAGACGCCCATCCTTGATGGTGTACCGGGCGCCTGGCATACCTCCGAGCTTCAATTCTGTTTTGACAACGCAAAGCGCTGTGAACAAGGCACAGGCAATACGCCTGAGGCTCAGGCTTTGGCGAAAAAGATGAGTACTGCATGGGCGAATTTCGCACGCACAGGCAATCCTAGTCAGCCGGGTCTGGTTTGGACGCCAACCGATCCCACTCACTGCCAGACGATGGTGTTCGACAATACCTGCCGCATGGAGAACGATCCCGACGGAGATGTGAGGCGCGTCCTTCTGAGCTAA